From Fusobacterium varium:
TCTATATTTATACTTTTGCTTAAGTCCATTATTTCATCATCAGTCATTGCATTTCCAGTATCATTAACAGATACATTCATTTTTTTCTGCCATTCCTTATTATAAATTTGTTCAGAATTGTTTACAAGAATATTAACAGTTAAATCTTCTATTCTTGTGATATGCCAGATATTCCAAGCTATTGTTACATCTTTAGCAGTTGGCATAATTGAAAAATCTTTTGTATCAAGAATTTTCCATAATTGATCCATTAGAGTATTGTCGCTATCAGAAAAATGAAGATTTCTGTGCATAGATAAGTAAAGATCTTTTGCTTTATCAAAAGTTTCTTTTTTTCCTATTAACTCTTTTAATTCTTTTTGCTGTATATTCCATTCTGATGCTATACTCATAAATTTCTCCTTTTGTACTTATAGTATTTTTGTGTCTGGTAGCTCATTTCTTAATGTTTCAAATTGCTTTTTATTATAGAACCTTAGAAGCATATCAAGATATTTTAATTTTTTTAATAAAAAAATTGATGTAATATCATAATTTTTTCCTTTAAGTATTTCTACTTCATATCTCTTACCTTCCATTTATATTCATACTATATTTATACCTTATTTTTCCTCTAACTACAAGTTTATATATTATAAAGAGGGAAACTTTTTATTTCCCTCTAAAGATTTTTTATTTATATTGAAATTATCAAAGTTGATATTTTATAGTAATTATATAAAAACCTTTAAAATATCATTTAGCTATTCTTAAAAAACAATAGAATAGAACACTCAATAATATTATATTAAAAAAGTATTTTTTCTATATTACTTTCTATTCTGCTATTGTATTCTCTTATGTAATAAGAATTTATTTCATAGAATCTAATTGTTTTTTTGAATCACAAAATACTTGCCATGTTTGAATTTGATTTTCACTGACTATAACTTTCCAACAAGCAGGGAATTCCCAGTATTTCTCTTTATTTCCTAAATATGAAGCACTAGCTTTTCCTATAATAACAGAAAATTTATCATTTTCAATATAATCATAAATTTCAATAAAATAGTCAGGAAACCAATCAAAATATTCTTGCCAACCTGTTTTCATCTGCTCCTTATTTTCTTTATTTCCATAGGTATCAATAAAATAAAAATCTTCTGACATCATGTCAACAATAAGTGACAAATCTTGATTATTGATTACTTTAACAAATTTCATTACAATATCTTGCTTCATATGATATCTCTCAACAATTTAAAATTTGTTAAAATGAAGTTTAGCCATATCAACATCAGCATCTGTATAAGCTGGTTTTTCTTCATCTGGATATCCTAAAGCTATCATATTATGTACTTTTAATTCTGATGGAGCTCCAAGTATTTTTCTTATATTTTCATCTGTTGGATTTCCTTCAGTATCTACTTTTTCTTTAGTTTGTATCCAGCATGATCCAAGTCCAAGTTCATGTGCTTTTAATTGAATTATTGTACTGGCAATAGCACAGTCATCATCCCAAGTAGGATTTTCATGTCCAAATATAACTATCATAAGAGGTGCTTCAGCAGCAAATCCAGCTCCACTTTCTTTTGATACAGATAGTTTTTTTATTATCTCTTTATCATCTATTACAACATATTCATATGGCCTTCTATTTCTTCCGCTTGGAGATACTAAAGCAGTTTTCATAAGTTCCATAACCACTTCTTTCTCTACTTTTTTTTCTTTAAATTTTCTTATTGTTCTTCTGCTTAAAAAATCCATATATATTCCTCCTTAAAATTTATTTTATAAGACTATATAAAAGGTTTATTTCCTCTTTCCAGATAGAACTATCTATAGTTTCTAATATAATGGGAATATTATCAAATCTTTCATCATTCATAAATCTTTCGAAAAATTCCATTCCCAGTATACCTTTTCCAATGCTGTCATGCCTATCTTTTCTACTTCCTGTATCAAATTTAGAATCATTCAGATGAACTCCTTTAAGATATTTAAATCCAACATATTTTTCAAATTCATCCATAGTTTTTTTATAGCCAATTTCATCTTTTAATTCATATCCTGCTGTAATTGTATGGCAGGTATCAATACATGCACCTATTCTTTCTTTACTTTTTACTTTTTCAATAATTTTTCCTAAATGCTCAAATTTATATCCCATATTAGAACCTTGTCCAGATGTATTCTCTAATACTATAACTATATTTTCTGTAGCTTCAATAGCTTTATTTATACAATCTGCTATATTATTGATACATTCATCTTCAGATATTTCATTTAAATGACTTCCTGGATGAGTATTCAGGTATTTTAGTCCTAACTGGTCACATCTTTTTATTTCTTCAATAAAAGCATTGAGTGATTTTTCTCTTTTTTCTTCATCTTTTGTACCTAAGTTTATGAGGTAGCTGTCATGTGGAAGAATATATTCGCTAGTATAGCCGTTTTCCTTTAAAGCTTTTTTAAATTTTTCTATATCTTCATCAGTTAATGGTTTAGCTTCCCATCTTCTCTGATTTTTAACAAACATTCCAAAAGCTCTGGCTCCAATTTCTTTTGCATTTTTAGGAGCATTAAATGGACCTCCAACTGTACTGACATGAGCACCAATAAACTTTCTTTTTATTTTTTCTTCTCTTGTTATTTCCATATCATTCCTTTCTATATGAATCTTTTCCATATATATTATACTATTTTATGCATTAAAATAAAAGAGATGATTAATATTATAATAAATTTTAAAAATAAAGTGATAAATAAAAAGAAATCTATTTTTATTGCGAATACTTATATTGTAAGAAAAACATTTAATAACAGGAGGAAATTATATGAAAATGAAAAAATTAAACTATATTATTGCAGGTTCTCTTTTATCAGCTTTAGCACTTGCTGGATGTGGAAATGACAAGCCTAATCAGGAAGTGCAAAAACTTATGGCAGAAACTCAAAAAGATTTTGCAGTTTTTCAAGAAAGTATTGTTAAAGATTCTACTATGACTGAAGCTCAAGCAGAAGATAAAATTCAAAAATTATTAGCTGAAATTCAAACTAAAGAAGAAGCTGTGAAAAAAGAAATAGCTGGTATAAAAAATAAAGCTGAACAGGAAAAATTAACTCAAGAAATGGAAAAAACTTTTAGTACAATGAAAGAAAA
This genomic window contains:
- a CDS encoding endonuclease V, whose amino-acid sequence is MEITREEKIKRKFIGAHVSTVGGPFNAPKNAKEIGARAFGMFVKNQRRWEAKPLTDEDIEKFKKALKENGYTSEYILPHDSYLINLGTKDEEKREKSLNAFIEEIKRCDQLGLKYLNTHPGSHLNEISEDECINNIADCINKAIEATENIVIVLENTSGQGSNMGYKFEHLGKIIEKVKSKERIGACIDTCHTITAGYELKDEIGYKKTMDEFEKYVGFKYLKGVHLNDSKFDTGSRKDRHDSIGKGILGMEFFERFMNDERFDNIPIILETIDSSIWKEEINLLYSLIK